A genomic segment from Necator americanus strain Aroian chromosome III, whole genome shotgun sequence encodes:
- a CDS encoding hypothetical protein (NECATOR_CHRIII.G13106.T1) has protein sequence MSRNHSAPAVCAEPAATNHTYSQRAYGDLAPFYNYTATLMRFIVKDVDDATITRVARMINDPKETSIFILGDVFRNGYILLVVVASLLISAILLISCLLAFTCNFFGGDKRMPSKRTITCAMLSFVFCLFMACVGAYLFTNSVMYIRSALTILPVQLNKSSEDIRNFVAEFATNLRCNFDEGEKLLRYEIDQFIAGITSILYSLRWRINPQPVIKVFEIEEEIRSDLNFMNGLMKTNNIPLYDLKFLSNATNDLLKTLTVGMESIRDALNDTRDRLVLLGKDLNTSIGQMNQQKSTMLSELSVYEMTLEAIVNAVNQQSEESRKVLYRILQEHDYVEKSNKYIIVILVLPLTLVLLSALGLAFLFFRCLGNIFSNESDQEFPIRNMISDLGARILSLGGYLALLVTSLLFLMVAACFVIAFISMFLCMGLFEDHDVRLLYALPPRSFKSNFSKNNNIKLNMHDTFYKCKNGFSFFDAIEGDKIWARKEVGKKLSDLRKTSFRRRLRNFHLSSEIAENLKKTASKINESSQNFNSSFQQLRRFQDPSIHTFYVEQLEKSAGKVLNNTVRLNTALVECGELVTDLASRSRRDRFSVDIQTHLKRVEEAIIEAVAKLLRTMNDLSPQCQSLMAIWNDIGFYLCNIIAVPAQGLWVACLLTAIGSFTIYTALFEATTFLFSYAKEKAESMESEGIFRQKKSSLAVDKTQYDEWEKSKKVSTQQELVIPGIDAESAVIMTPLPPNRHSRKVKWIPVDSVLYHLFGIPQGVKFMPVLRSSRDILKRAPWSQRGLNMADGSWRTVDERKTGPAPSVTSTTTKDKSTKLENPKRYPIEDNLEANVEIPEMISYQKVVPGSHRNIDAESEQKIDVKFEQKTDEGNGESVTPHMERVARPKRVDKAARKQKSKSTTVKPKIRDKPPQTTKKPHRPASASPRLQKEAKHEIRSEDSEKSLKTAIKSVTDPTKTAPVQEELGVTSSLTDIRKILLDEKGAGVENGTSTDPSKRTAKRKKSTPPSKSTSKSKFKEETEVEKKIDEEPASRTHNGSRKVTKIKEDVPVDDINRPEEETKEDPATGDPQKNNDENKHCHKHHRES, from the exons ATGTCTAGGAACCATAGTGCTCCAGCAG TGTGTGCTGAACCGGCGGCGACAAATCACACGTATTCGCAGCGTGCTTACGGTGATTTGGCTCCTTTCTACAATTATACGGCGACTCTGATGCGTTTTATCGTCAAGGATGTGGACGATGCTACGATCACT CGCGTTGCCAGAATGATCAATGATCCTAAAGAAACATCAATTTTTATATTGGGGGATGTGTTTCGAAAT GGATATATTTTATTGGTGGTCGTTGCCAGCCTCCTTATCTCAGccattcttcttatttcttgtCTTCTTGCTTTCACGTGTAATTTTTTCGGTGGAGACAAG CGTATGCCCAGTAAACGTACTATTACATGTGCTatgctttcttttgttttttgtttatttatggcATGCGTCGGAGCGTATTTGTTTACAAATAGTGTCATGTATATACGTAGTGCTTTGACCATATTACCTGTACAGCTGAACAAGTCTTCGGAGG ATATCCGTAATTTTGTGGCAGAATTCGCGACAAATCTTCGATGTAATTTTGATGAAGGTGAAAAATTGCTACGCTACGAGATCGATCAGTTCATAGCGGGAATCACTAGCATACTCTATAGCCTACGTTGGAGAATCAATCCACAACCAGTGATTAAG GTATtcgaaattgaagaagaaattcgaaGTGATCTTAATTTTATGAATGGtttaatgaaaacaaacaatattcCACTTTATGATCTGAAATTCTTAAGCAATGCCACGAACGATTTG TTAAAAACACTCACTGTGGGAATGGAATCGATCCGAGACGCTCTTAATGACACTCGAGACCGGCTGGTTTTGTTGGGAAAAGAT CTTAATACGTCAATTGGACAAATGAATCAACAAAAATCTACTATGCTATCAGAGTTGTCTGTTTACGAGATGACACTGGAAGCG atagtGAATGCCGTTAATCAACAATCGGAAGAGTCTCGGAAAGTTCTCTATCGAATTCTACAAGAACAC GATTATGTTGAAAAGTCGAACAAATACATTATAGTGATTCTAGTACTCCCACTGACACTTGTCCTACTGTCCGCTTTAGGCCTGGCATTCCTATTCTTCAG GTGTCTGGGGAATATTTTTAGCAACGAATCAGACCAGGAGTTCCCCATACGAAATATGATATCCGACCTTGGAGCAAGGATTCTAAGCTTGGGCGGATATTTAGCGTTGCTTGTCAcctcgttgttgtttttgatggTCGC TGCATGCTTTGTGATTGCGTTCATATCCATGTTTTTGTGTATGGGATTATTTGAGGATCATGATGTTCGTCTTCTGTATGCTCTACCACCGAGGTCCTTTAAAAGCAACTTCAGCAAGAACAACAATATTAAGCTTAATATGCA CGACACATTCTACAAATGCAAGAACggtttctcattttttgacGCGATCGAAGGTGACAAAATTTGGGCACGTAAAGAAGTAGGAAAG aaattatcAGATCTGAGAAAGACCAGTTTTCGACGACGgcttcgaaattttcatttaagcAGTGAAATCGCcgagaatttgaagaaaactgcCTCGAAGATTAAC GAATCGTCACAGAACTTTAATAGTTCTTTCCAACAACTTCGAAGATTTCAAGACCCATCAATCCATACTTTTTACG TGGAACAATTGGAAAAATCGGCTGGAAAAGTTCTCAACAACACTGTTCGTTTGAATACGGCACTCGTAGAATGTGGAGAATTG GTGACAGATTTAGCGTCGAGAAGTAGACGAGACAGATTCTCGGTGGATATCCAGACTCATCTGAAACGTGTCGAGGAAGCGATAATTGAGGCGGTGGCGAAACTTTTG AGGACTATGAACGATTTATCTCCGCAATGTCAGTCATTAATGGCAATTTGGAACGATATTGGTTTCTATTTATGCAATATCATTGCTGTACCCGCTCAAGGACTTTGGGTGGCATGCC tgCTGACTGCGATTGGTTCATTCACCATCTACACGGCGCTTTTCGAAGCTACAACGTTCCTGTTCAGCTACGCGAAGGAAAAg GCTGAATCTATGGAAAGTGAAGGAATCTTTAGACAAAAGAAATCCAGTCTCGCGGTAGACAAAACACAGTATGAC gaatggGAGAAGTCAAAGAAAGTTAGTACGCAACAGGAACTCGTCATTCCGGGTATTGACGCAGAATCGGCTGTG aTCATGACACCATTACCGCCAAATCGACACTCTCGAAAG GTTAAATGGATTCCCGTCGATAGTGTTCTCTATCAC CTATTTGGAATACCACAAGGAGTGAAATTTATGCCAGTACTCAGATCGTCAAGAGATATCCTCAAGAGGGCac CATGGTCTCAACGTGGTTTAAATATGGCAGAC GGATCCTGGAGGACAGTGGACGAACGGAAAACCGGACCGGCTCCGTCAGTGACATCAACGACCACAAAAGAT AAGTCAACAAAGTTAGAGAATCCGAAACGG taTCCAATAGAAGACAACCTGGAAGCAAATGTGGAGATTCCGGAAATGATATCCTATCAGAAAGTTGTTCCGGGTTCTCACCGAAACATTGACGCGGAATCCGAGCAAAAAATTGATGTAAAATTCGAGCAAAAAACCGATGAAG GTAACGGTGAATCCGTTACTCCACACATGGAACGCGTTGCTCGACCCAAACGAGTCGATAAAGCTGCACGAAAGCAGAAATCGAAATCTA CAACGGTGAAGCCGAAAATCCGGGATAAACCTCCGCAAACAACCAAGAAACCACATCGTCCAGCGTCAGCTTCCCCACGTCTCCAAAAGGAGGCGAAACACGAAATAAGATCCGAAGACTCTGAAAAATCCCTGAAAACAGCCATAAAAAGTGTTACAGATCCAACTAAGACAGCTCCTGTCCAGGAAGAGCTCGGCGTCACTTCCTCTTTGACAGACataaggaaaattttattagaTGAAAAAGGAGCGGGAGTAGAGAACGGTACATCAACAGATCCTAGCAAAAGAACcgcgaaaaggaaaaaatccaccCCTCCGTCCAAGTCAACGTCCAAGTCAAAATTTAAGGAGGAGACagaagtagagaaaaaaatagatgaagaACCTGCCTCAAGGACTCACAATGGGTCTCGTAAGGTGACGAAAATTAAAGAGGATGTACCGGTAGACGATATAAATCGGCCGGAGGAAGAAACTAAAGAGGATCCAGCTACGGGCGATCCTCAGAAAAACAATGATGAAAACAAACATTGCCACAAGCACCACAGGGAATCCTAA
- a CDS encoding hypothetical protein (NECATOR_CHRIII.G13105.T2) produces the protein MASIDIMRVLLTCRGGGGGGGGGGGGRGGGRGKMRRLYFMTTLFHATLTFTLLPYIQIDYAHYFRLAQCQAKCTQKYGVPSTRNLLDGSIEEHLDVNNSACEACDSGCHQHRRLHGRAPRGPSKNPMDDGLRFWAESRADTAKTGSTLISSVELLCQNPSLAEEFGDSSEGIVKISLLRPSGATRFIIQWKHRIQGLVAYEESQWITASIESDTLVAARGLAPGVQYRFMVTAVGPAGRLGETVASAWSNIISDTAPRVPVGPLILRNGYNSETGVTVHVEWSRAAQDSCYYRVQLSNATTQLNKDIILDSSESILFPHLEFENDYSVTVMATTADKALRSRPLSGSFRSLQCRDVYGQGSLHCVPEPVSDLAIVLRPNGTGLISWKPSAHPENILFYQLIYHALSHENGCQARHETINVRAAATSTVVDFPGERCEYVVRLINYDLIGRDAVAEARVLIESNSSLLPVELILRPEILIAFVCVLLFSVFCVVIRYKCARSCPHRVSEKQQKLTDYA, from the exons ATGGCGTCTATTGACATTATGCGTGTGTTGTTGACCTgtagaggaggaggaggaggaggaggaggaggaggaggaggtagaggaggaggaaga GGAAAAATGCGACGTCTATATTTTATGACGACGTTATTTCACGCAACGCTGACATTCACCCTATTACCGTACATACAAATCGACTACGCACATTATTTTCGATTGGCTCAGTGCCAAGCGAAGTGCACTCAAAAA TATGGTGTTCCTTCAACTCGTAATCTTCTGGATGGTTCCATCGAAGAGCACCTAGACGTGAATAATTCCGCTTGTGAAGCG TGCGATTCCGGATgccatcagcatcgccgcctACACGGACGTGCACCACGAGGACCCTCAAAGAACCCCATGGATGACGGGCTACGATTTTGGGCGGAAAGCCGTGCCGACACAG CCAAGACCGGGTCGACCCTGATATCGTCGGTCGAGCTGCTATGTCAAAATCCTTCGCTAGCCGAGGAATTTGGTGACTCTTCCGAGGGAATCGTGAAAATTTCGCTACTGAGACCGAGTGGAGCCACCAG ATTTATTATCCAATGGAAGCATAGAATCCAAGGTCTGGTAGCTTACGAGGAAAGTCAATGGATCACTGCATCT ATCGAATCCGACACGTTAGTCGCAGCTAGAGGTCTCGCACCAGGTGTACAGTACCGTTTTATGGTTACTGCTGTAGGACCAGCTGGTCGACTCGGGGAAACGGTCGCCAGCGCATGGAGCAATATAATTAGCGACACGGCACCAAGGGTCCCAG tGGGTCCCCTCATTCTGAGGAACGGCTACAATTCGGAAACTGGTGTGACCGTTCATGTTGAATGGTCCCGTGCTGCGCAGGATTCGTGTTACTATCGTGTGCAGCTGAGTAACGCTACAACACAACTTAACAAGGACATTATTTTG gattCCTCCGAATCGATTCTTTTTCCTCATCTTGAATTCGAGAACGATTACTCGGTTACGGTAATGGCCACCACGGCAGATAAAGCCCTGAGGAGCAGACCACTGTCGGGGAGTTTTAGGTCACTTCAGTGCAGGGATGTCTATGGACAGGGCAGCCTTCATTGTG ttccTGAACCCGTCTCCGACCTTGCGATTGTCCTTCGACCAAACGGCACCGGACTGATCTCATGGAAACCGTCAGCTCATCcggaaaatattcttttctatCAACTTATTTATCATGCGCTGTCGCATGAAAACGGTTGCCAAGCGAGACACGAAACTATAAACGTCAGAGCG GCCGCCACATCCACCGTTGTTGACTTCCCCGGCGAACGATGCGAATACGTCGTACGCCTCATCAACTATGATCTGATCGGGAGAGATGCTGTCGCCGAAGCTCGCGTACTCATCGAATCGAACTCGTCACTTCTGCCCGTAGAACTCATCCTTCGTCCCGAAATCCTAATCGCTTTCGTATGCGTTTTGTTGTTCTCCGTCTTTTGCGTTGTAATTCGTTACAAATGCGCCCGAAGTTGTCCCCATAGGGTGtcagaaaaacagcaaaaactcACCGATTATGCGTAA
- a CDS encoding hypothetical protein (NECATOR_CHRIII.G13105.T1), producing MRRLYFMTTLFHATLTFTLLPYIQIDYAHYFRLAQCQAKCTQKYGVPSTRNLLDGSIEEHLDVNNSACEACDSGCHQHRRLHGRAPRGPSKNPMDDGLRFWAESRADTAKTGSTLISSVELLCQNPSLAEEFGDSSEGIVKISLLRPSGATRFIIQWKHRIQGLVAYEESQWITASIESDTLVAARGLAPGVQYRFMVTAVGPAGRLGETVASAWSNIISDTAPRVPVGPLILRNGYNSETGVTVHVEWSRAAQDSCYYRVQLSNATTQLNKDIILDSSESILFPHLEFENDYSVTVMATTADKALRSRPLSGSFRSLQCRDVYGQGSLHCVPEPVSDLAIVLRPNGTGLISWKPSAHPENILFYQLIYHALSHENGCQARHETINVRAAATSTVVDFPGERCEYVVRLINYDLIGRDAVAEARVLIESNSSLLPVELILRPEILIAFVCVLLFSVFCVVIRYKCARSCPHRVSEKQQKLTDYA from the exons ATGCGACGTCTATATTTTATGACGACGTTATTTCACGCAACGCTGACATTCACCCTATTACCGTACATACAAATCGACTACGCACATTATTTTCGATTGGCTCAGTGCCAAGCGAAGTGCACTCAAAAA TATGGTGTTCCTTCAACTCGTAATCTTCTGGATGGTTCCATCGAAGAGCACCTAGACGTGAATAATTCCGCTTGTGAAGCG TGCGATTCCGGATgccatcagcatcgccgcctACACGGACGTGCACCACGAGGACCCTCAAAGAACCCCATGGATGACGGGCTACGATTTTGGGCGGAAAGCCGTGCCGACACAG CCAAGACCGGGTCGACCCTGATATCGTCGGTCGAGCTGCTATGTCAAAATCCTTCGCTAGCCGAGGAATTTGGTGACTCTTCCGAGGGAATCGTGAAAATTTCGCTACTGAGACCGAGTGGAGCCACCAG ATTTATTATCCAATGGAAGCATAGAATCCAAGGTCTGGTAGCTTACGAGGAAAGTCAATGGATCACTGCATCT ATCGAATCCGACACGTTAGTCGCAGCTAGAGGTCTCGCACCAGGTGTACAGTACCGTTTTATGGTTACTGCTGTAGGACCAGCTGGTCGACTCGGGGAAACGGTCGCCAGCGCATGGAGCAATATAATTAGCGACACGGCACCAAGGGTCCCAG tGGGTCCCCTCATTCTGAGGAACGGCTACAATTCGGAAACTGGTGTGACCGTTCATGTTGAATGGTCCCGTGCTGCGCAGGATTCGTGTTACTATCGTGTGCAGCTGAGTAACGCTACAACACAACTTAACAAGGACATTATTTTG gattCCTCCGAATCGATTCTTTTTCCTCATCTTGAATTCGAGAACGATTACTCGGTTACGGTAATGGCCACCACGGCAGATAAAGCCCTGAGGAGCAGACCACTGTCGGGGAGTTTTAGGTCACTTCAGTGCAGGGATGTCTATGGACAGGGCAGCCTTCATTGTG ttccTGAACCCGTCTCCGACCTTGCGATTGTCCTTCGACCAAACGGCACCGGACTGATCTCATGGAAACCGTCAGCTCATCcggaaaatattcttttctatCAACTTATTTATCATGCGCTGTCGCATGAAAACGGTTGCCAAGCGAGACACGAAACTATAAACGTCAGAGCG GCCGCCACATCCACCGTTGTTGACTTCCCCGGCGAACGATGCGAATACGTCGTACGCCTCATCAACTATGATCTGATCGGGAGAGATGCTGTCGCCGAAGCTCGCGTACTCATCGAATCGAACTCGTCACTTCTGCCCGTAGAACTCATCCTTCGTCCCGAAATCCTAATCGCTTTCGTATGCGTTTTGTTGTTCTCCGTCTTTTGCGTTGTAATTCGTTACAAATGCGCCCGAAGTTGTCCCCATAGGGTGtcagaaaaacagcaaaaactcACCGATTATGCGTAA